One segment of uncultured Tolumonas sp. DNA contains the following:
- a CDS encoding L-ribulose-5-phosphate 4-epimerase produces the protein MNLQQLKQQVLEANLDLPRYDLVTFTWGNVSAIDRERGLVVIKPSGVSYETMKVDDMVVLDLEGNRVEGTLRPSSDTPTHLVMYRRYPELGGVVHTHSTHATAWAQSRRAIPIQGTTQADYFHGDVPCTRLLTESEVHEDYEGLTGHLIVETLRDTPPLTMPGILVANHGPFSWGKDAHDAVHNAVVLEEVARIAWITHQLNPQAAALPDYMLEKHYQRKHGKNAYYGQSTAK, from the coding sequence ATGAACCTGCAACAACTCAAACAGCAAGTGCTGGAAGCCAATCTCGATCTGCCTCGTTACGACCTCGTGACTTTCACTTGGGGTAATGTCAGCGCCATCGATCGCGAACGCGGTTTAGTGGTGATCAAACCGAGCGGCGTCAGCTACGAAACCATGAAAGTCGATGACATGGTGGTATTGGATCTGGAAGGAAACCGTGTTGAGGGAACGCTGCGACCTTCTTCCGATACCCCAACCCATCTGGTGATGTACCGCCGCTACCCTGAATTGGGTGGTGTGGTGCATACCCATTCCACTCATGCCACCGCTTGGGCGCAATCACGCCGCGCGATCCCGATCCAGGGCACCACGCAGGCCGATTATTTCCACGGTGATGTGCCTTGTACCCGCTTGTTAACCGAATCAGAAGTGCACGAAGACTACGAAGGTCTGACTGGTCACCTGATTGTTGAAACGCTGCGCGATACGCCACCGCTGACTATGCCCGGCATTTTAGTCGCCAATCATGGTCCGTTCAGCTGGGGTAAAGATGCCCATGACGCGGTGCATAACGCAGTCGTACTGGAAGAAGTCGCCCGCATTGCGTGGATCACCCATCAGTTAAATCCGCAAGCTGCGGCTCTACCCGATTACATGCTGGAAAAACACTACCAGCGCAAACACGGTAAAAATGCTTATTACGGTCAATCAACCGCCAAATAA